In a genomic window of Nodosilinea sp. E11:
- a CDS encoding glycosyltransferase family 2 protein yields MTAAIYFITINYHCSDFIRDLIAATASLGATDYRFIVVNNSPTDTATAALASLEGVTVLEAEHNLGFGGGCNLGLDYVYSQDSNALAWLLNPDARLTPNAIDYVRECFRQASAIALLGTRIRDLEGQLWFSQGTFNPWLGTLKHRFAHVDCTPSPVATHPTRWISGCSMIFNLAVFDHCPQFDLQYFLDYEDADISERYYRQGYCLRVTQAVLVDHQVSAITHRNPRAKFQHATFSKLYFLERHATPLALGLNLIYTALRPLTFCVTRPAMAQGRWLGLLDYLRWRWRRLRQISAPYHPQTSFTAASAQTAAPKP; encoded by the coding sequence ATGACTGCGGCGATTTACTTTATCACCATCAATTACCATTGCAGCGATTTTATTCGAGACCTGATTGCCGCCACTGCGAGCCTCGGGGCTACAGACTATCGGTTCATTGTGGTCAACAATTCACCAACCGATACTGCGACGGCGGCCCTGGCTAGTCTAGAGGGGGTGACGGTGTTAGAGGCTGAGCATAATTTGGGGTTTGGCGGGGGCTGCAATCTCGGCCTAGACTATGTCTACAGCCAAGACTCCAACGCCCTAGCCTGGCTGCTCAACCCCGATGCCCGCCTCACCCCCAACGCCATCGACTATGTCCGCGAGTGCTTTAGGCAAGCGAGTGCGATCGCGCTATTGGGCACCCGCATTCGCGATTTAGAGGGCCAGCTGTGGTTTAGCCAGGGCACCTTTAACCCGTGGCTGGGCACCCTCAAACACCGCTTTGCCCATGTCGACTGTACCCCCAGCCCGGTGGCGACCCATCCTACCCGCTGGATCTCGGGGTGCAGCATGATTTTTAACCTGGCGGTGTTTGACCACTGCCCTCAGTTTGATCTCCAGTATTTTTTAGATTACGAAGATGCCGATATTTCTGAGCGGTACTACCGCCAGGGCTATTGCCTACGGGTGACCCAGGCGGTGCTGGTCGATCACCAGGTGTCAGCGATTACCCACCGCAACCCCAGGGCTAAGTTTCAGCACGCCACCTTTAGCAAGCTCTACTTTTTAGAGCGTCACGCCACCCCTCTGGCCCTGGGGCTCAACCTGATCTACACTGCCCTGCGGCCTCTGACCTTTTGTGTCACCCGTCCGGCTATGGCCCAGGGGCGCTGGCTGGGCCTGCTCGATTACCTGCGGTGGCGCTGGCGGCGGCTGCGCCAGATCTCTGCGCCCTACCACCCGCAGACTAGCTTTACCGCCGCATCTGCCCAAACCGCTGCCCCAAAGCCTTGA
- a CDS encoding DMT family transporter — protein MKWFILLSGIAANASASALIKFAMLPPRQFPSLSDPAAGLSNWPFWLGLTLYGATFLLYTAALSILPLNIAHPIMTSGAVATVAILSLVIFREPFYWSTGIGIGLVVAGVILITARVN, from the coding sequence ATGAAGTGGTTCATTCTGCTGTCTGGTATTGCCGCTAACGCGTCAGCTAGCGCTCTAATTAAGTTTGCTATGTTACCGCCTCGTCAATTTCCTTCTCTAAGCGATCCTGCGGCAGGGCTGAGCAACTGGCCATTTTGGTTAGGGTTAACACTGTATGGAGCTACCTTTTTACTGTACACAGCTGCGTTATCGATCCTACCTTTAAATATAGCGCACCCCATCATGACCTCAGGTGCTGTAGCAACAGTAGCAATCCTATCCCTAGTCATTTTTCGAGAGCCGTTCTATTGGAGTACTGGTATAGGCATTGGATTAGTAGTAGCAGGAGTTATTCTCATTACTGCTCGCGTTAACTAA
- the rfbB gene encoding dTDP-glucose 4,6-dehydratase: MALNRLLVTGAAGFIGSNFAHYWHRHYPQSRLIILDALTYAGNRANLTDLLAHPQVDLVEGNICDRTLVARLLKEYAIDTLVHFAAESHVDRSILGPEAFVQTNVVGTFTLLEAFRTHWQDQGKPEQLRFLHVSTDEVYGSLGPNDPAFSETTPYAPNSPYSASKAGSDHLARAYYHTYGLPTLITNCSNNYGPYHFPEKLIPLMCVNMLLGKPLPIYGDGQNIRDWLFVEDHCSALDAVLRGAAPGETYNIGGEAEVKNIDLVNLLCDLMNDLAPDLPIRPTQELITYVTDRPGHDRRYAMDISKIQADLGWQPSVTLEDGLKKTVTWYLEHRDWWMPLLSEEYQHYYKQIYEYP; this comes from the coding sequence ATGGCGCTAAATCGACTGCTCGTCACCGGGGCCGCAGGGTTTATCGGGTCAAACTTCGCCCACTATTGGCACCGTCACTATCCCCAGAGTCGGTTGATCATCTTAGATGCCCTCACCTACGCAGGTAACCGGGCTAATCTGACCGACCTGCTAGCGCACCCCCAGGTCGATTTAGTGGAGGGCAATATCTGCGATCGCACCCTCGTCGCCCGCCTGCTAAAAGAATACGCCATCGACACCTTAGTTCACTTCGCCGCCGAGTCCCACGTCGATCGCTCGATTTTAGGGCCAGAGGCCTTTGTGCAGACCAACGTGGTCGGCACCTTCACTCTGCTGGAGGCATTTCGCACCCACTGGCAAGACCAGGGCAAGCCTGAGCAGCTGAGATTTTTGCACGTCTCTACCGATGAAGTCTACGGCAGCCTCGGCCCCAACGACCCGGCCTTTAGCGAAACCACCCCCTACGCCCCCAATAGCCCCTACTCGGCGTCTAAAGCCGGCAGCGATCACCTAGCGCGGGCCTACTACCACACCTACGGTCTACCCACCCTGATCACCAACTGCTCCAACAACTATGGCCCTTACCACTTTCCCGAAAAGCTGATCCCGCTGATGTGTGTGAATATGCTGCTGGGCAAACCCCTGCCGATCTACGGCGACGGGCAAAACATTCGCGACTGGCTGTTTGTCGAAGACCACTGTAGCGCCCTAGACGCAGTGCTGCGGGGTGCGGCTCCAGGGGAAACCTACAACATCGGCGGTGAGGCCGAGGTCAAAAATATTGACCTAGTCAACCTGCTCTGCGACCTAATGAACGACCTAGCTCCAGACCTCCCCATTCGCCCGACCCAGGAGTTGATTACCTATGTTACTGACCGCCCCGGCCACGACCGTCGCTACGCTATGGATATCAGCAAAATCCAAGCCGATTTGGGCTGGCAACCCAGCGTTACCCTAGAAGATGGGCTCAAAAAAACCGTTACCTGGTACTTAGAGCATCGCGATTGGTGGATGCCCCTACTCTCAGAAGAGTATCAGCACTATTACAAACAAATTTATGAATATCCATAA
- a CDS encoding glycosyltransferase family 2 protein has product MSLNDQLNWQVPEFDTPLWLGKTKPWCVVIPVINEGSRIGQLIYQMSDLKIMELADVVIVDGGSTDGSLDQAVLQHQGVRGLLVKRGPGKLSAQLRCAYAFALNQGYEGIVTIDGNNKDDPEAIQRFIAALKSGIDFVQASRYVPGGIGKNTPKIREFAIRWIHAPLLSISSGFNWTDTTQGFRAYSRQLLLDPAVAPFRDVFLTYELLAYLSYRAPKLGYRCIELPTARRYPATGKVPTKISSVSGNLSVFSILIRACLGAYNPRR; this is encoded by the coding sequence ATGTCCTTAAACGATCAGCTAAACTGGCAAGTACCTGAGTTTGATACTCCCCTTTGGTTAGGCAAAACTAAACCCTGGTGCGTTGTCATTCCGGTCATTAATGAAGGGTCTCGCATTGGTCAGCTAATTTACCAAATGTCAGACCTCAAAATCATGGAACTGGCAGACGTGGTGATTGTAGATGGGGGTAGTACTGACGGATCGTTAGATCAGGCTGTGCTTCAGCATCAAGGTGTGCGGGGTCTGCTGGTGAAAAGAGGACCAGGTAAACTTAGTGCTCAACTCCGTTGTGCCTATGCTTTCGCCCTCAACCAGGGCTATGAAGGTATAGTCACGATTGATGGAAACAACAAAGACGACCCAGAGGCCATACAACGTTTTATTGCGGCCTTAAAAAGCGGCATAGATTTCGTTCAAGCTTCGCGCTATGTGCCGGGAGGAATCGGTAAAAACACTCCCAAAATCCGTGAATTTGCGATTCGATGGATTCATGCTCCCCTACTCAGCATCTCTTCTGGATTTAACTGGACCGATACCACCCAGGGTTTTAGAGCCTATAGCCGTCAACTGCTTTTAGATCCTGCCGTTGCCCCCTTCCGCGATGTGTTTTTGACCTATGAACTTCTAGCCTATCTCTCCTATAGAGCACCAAAGCTAGGCTATCGCTGCATTGAGCTGCCAACTGCTCGTCGGTATCCGGCTACAGGCAAAGTGCCGACTAAAATCAGCAGCGTTAGTGGTAATCTGTCCGTATTCTCGATACTTATTCGAGCATGCCTTGGCGCTTATAATCCCAGGCGCTAG
- a CDS encoding sugar phosphate isomerase/epimerase family protein, giving the protein MRIAISNIAWDVGDDEAVAELLSRYGIDAIDTAPGKYFDNLPQTTDRDIERVSTWWADHGISITGMQALLFGTTGLNLFGDPTSRDQMLSHLDAVCRIGSGLGAPRLAFGSPKNRDRSGLTSAQTDTLALEFFQRLGDIAGSHGVTICLEPNPPCYGANFMINSAETAAVVNQIAHPSIRMQLDTGAMTINQESPEDVVFTYAPIIGHIHASEPGLVPLGEGGCDHSAIGQVISTKLPDQIVSIEMLATNGKTNLAAIERALKVAIRYYRNDSTTEKVYA; this is encoded by the coding sequence ATGAGAATTGCCATATCTAACATTGCCTGGGATGTGGGCGACGACGAAGCCGTCGCTGAGCTACTTAGCCGCTATGGTATAGACGCGATTGATACGGCTCCAGGCAAGTACTTTGACAATTTACCCCAAACCACAGATAGGGACATTGAGCGCGTTAGCACCTGGTGGGCCGACCATGGAATTAGCATTACTGGAATGCAGGCCTTGCTCTTTGGTACTACCGGTCTAAATCTTTTTGGCGACCCGACCTCTAGAGATCAGATGTTGAGTCACCTAGATGCCGTATGTCGCATTGGCTCAGGTTTAGGTGCCCCACGGTTGGCATTCGGCTCGCCTAAGAACCGTGACCGTAGTGGGTTGACTAGCGCTCAGACCGATACGCTAGCCTTAGAGTTTTTCCAGCGTCTTGGAGATATTGCAGGCAGCCATGGGGTAACCATTTGCCTCGAACCCAATCCACCCTGCTACGGCGCTAATTTCATGATAAATAGTGCTGAAACAGCGGCAGTCGTCAACCAGATTGCCCATCCATCTATTCGCATGCAGTTAGATACGGGGGCAATGACAATCAATCAAGAATCGCCTGAAGATGTTGTTTTCACCTACGCTCCCATCATCGGACATATCCATGCCAGTGAACCAGGTCTGGTGCCTCTAGGAGAGGGCGGTTGCGATCACTCTGCCATAGGCCAAGTGATAAGCACTAAGCTACCCGACCAGATCGTTAGCATTGAGATGCTAGCTACCAACGGAAAAACAAATTTGGCCGCTATTGAGCGGGCTCTTAAAGTAGCCATTCGCTATTATCGAAACGATTCAACTACAGAAAAAGTATACGCATGA
- a CDS encoding glycosyltransferase, with product MKYFPVFLSIVFVVRNQALEIVDLTEQLTAAIAPIVSDYELIIIDNASEDDSIEILKQVTKEHGFPNLQVYALTKGVDADTASWVGLENALGDFVAVIEPLVDDIYFLPTMLERAMSGADVVFAMNKQRPKQSMAYRSCFWFFRKTYKLFNGIDMMSEAPRFRLLSKRVINFVLQHPAPALSYRYLPATAGFSKVNLAYSSRPQSTQKKKLRENIDLGMRLMVATTYWPMRLVTSLSLFGAFSNVVYSIYVIAIALSKPDVAPGWTTLSLQQSGMFFLISLVLAMLSEYILHMSRLSNEGPPYHVAQEFTSAVITRHQKLNLEEAETSKRHLAD from the coding sequence ATGAAATATTTTCCAGTTTTTCTGTCTATAGTCTTTGTCGTGCGGAATCAAGCACTAGAAATCGTAGACCTAACAGAGCAACTGACCGCTGCCATAGCGCCGATCGTAAGTGATTATGAACTTATCATCATCGATAATGCATCAGAGGATGATTCCATTGAGATTCTCAAGCAAGTTACTAAAGAGCACGGCTTTCCTAATCTTCAAGTTTATGCCTTAACAAAAGGAGTTGACGCCGATACAGCTTCCTGGGTAGGGCTTGAAAATGCGCTAGGAGATTTTGTCGCAGTCATCGAACCCCTAGTAGACGACATCTACTTTCTTCCCACCATGTTAGAACGGGCAATGAGCGGAGCGGACGTAGTATTTGCCATGAATAAGCAGCGCCCAAAACAAAGCATGGCGTATCGGAGCTGTTTTTGGTTTTTCAGAAAAACATACAAACTATTCAACGGCATCGACATGATGTCAGAAGCGCCGCGCTTTCGTTTACTGAGCAAACGGGTCATAAATTTTGTGCTACAACACCCGGCCCCGGCGCTATCTTATCGCTATCTTCCTGCAACAGCCGGGTTCTCTAAGGTCAATTTAGCCTACAGCAGTAGACCTCAATCTACCCAAAAGAAAAAACTTAGAGAAAATATCGATCTTGGCATGCGATTGATGGTAGCTACAACCTACTGGCCCATGAGGCTGGTGACATCGCTATCACTGTTTGGCGCATTTTCAAATGTAGTGTATTCGATTTATGTTATTGCGATCGCGCTCAGCAAGCCAGATGTAGCACCCGGCTGGACCACCTTGTCATTGCAGCAGTCAGGCATGTTTTTCTTGATTTCACTGGTCTTAGCCATGCTCAGTGAATACATTCTCCATATGTCTCGACTTAGCAATGAAGGTCCTCCATATCATGTTGCTCAAGAGTTTACTAGCGCCGTGATAACTCGACACCAAAAATTAAACCTTGAAGAAGCCGAAACCAGTAAGCGTCACTTAGCTGATTAA
- a CDS encoding FAD-dependent oxidoreductase, with protein sequence MYDAIVIGGGFYGTVIANYLMTKSDFSKVLLIEQQSTILSRASYNNQARIHNGYHYPRSFTTACRSQINLPQFLHDYPKAAIRNFTKLYAIARRNSNVTAKQFVRFCRDIGAYVEPAPQNLRLLFEPRLIEQVFLVEEYAFDASVLKEHLEKTLKNLGVELKLETRVSQIRIGNPGLTVECAQSGQSPEILSARYVFNCTYSGLNQIGGDFVGTQTRLKHEIAEIALVKPPSGLANLGITVMDGSFFSLMPFPHRKLHSLTHVRYTPHLHWLDKPGIDPYQQLNEYKQTTRVDRIIRDVSRYLPAIRDVDYVDSLFEIKTVLIKNEGDDGRPILFEQHKDLPGCYSILGGKLDNIYDCLIRLETEISKDADK encoded by the coding sequence ATGTACGACGCCATTGTAATCGGTGGGGGTTTTTATGGAACCGTTATCGCCAACTACCTGATGACAAAGTCTGACTTTTCAAAGGTCTTACTAATCGAGCAGCAGTCAACTATCCTCTCGCGGGCTTCCTACAACAATCAGGCACGTATTCACAATGGCTACCATTATCCCCGCAGCTTCACCACAGCTTGTCGTAGTCAAATTAATCTGCCCCAGTTCTTGCACGATTATCCAAAAGCCGCCATTCGCAATTTCACCAAGCTCTATGCAATCGCTCGCCGCAACTCAAATGTCACAGCAAAGCAGTTTGTTCGCTTTTGTCGCGATATTGGTGCCTATGTTGAGCCAGCACCTCAAAACCTCCGACTATTATTTGAACCTCGCCTTATTGAGCAGGTTTTTTTAGTCGAAGAATACGCCTTTGATGCCAGCGTATTAAAAGAGCATCTTGAAAAAACGCTAAAAAATCTAGGAGTAGAATTAAAATTAGAAACTCGGGTAAGCCAAATTCGTATTGGTAACCCGGGTTTAACGGTTGAGTGTGCCCAGTCAGGTCAATCCCCTGAAATCCTCTCTGCCCGGTATGTATTCAATTGCACTTATAGTGGCTTAAATCAGATCGGTGGCGATTTTGTAGGAACACAAACGCGGCTAAAGCATGAGATTGCCGAAATAGCTTTGGTCAAACCCCCTAGTGGACTGGCCAACTTAGGGATTACCGTAATGGATGGCTCTTTTTTCTCTTTAATGCCTTTCCCTCACCGCAAGCTTCATTCCCTCACTCATGTTCGGTACACCCCTCACCTGCACTGGCTTGACAAACCTGGAATTGATCCCTATCAGCAGCTCAATGAGTACAAACAAACTACTCGGGTAGACCGAATCATTCGGGATGTATCACGATATTTACCAGCAATTCGCGATGTAGATTATGTAGACTCTTTGTTTGAAATTAAAACTGTACTGATCAAAAATGAGGGCGACGACGGACGCCCCATCTTGTTTGAGCAACACAAAGATTTACCAGGTTGCTATTCCATCCTAGGTGGAAAATTAGATAATATATATGACTGCTTGATCAGGCTGGAAACAGAAATTTCTAAGGATGCTGACAAGTAA
- a CDS encoding glycosyltransferase family 2 protein: protein MGAEQPSPKVALVVPTHNRKAKTLRFLTQIADQTYGALQVIVVDAGSRDGTPEAVNQQFPLTVVLPVNAQNFWAGATNAGVSYALKAGCDYVLTINDDAVVQPDHVERLVNLAEHLRIRILGNQINYLADRDRIWSLGTYTAWGTQDFLRLAHSDASQRDLAPEVAEATVITVDALPGNGVLIHHSVYRQIGLYNAIFLPHYHADSELVMRAVGQGISAYVTPQVVLYNDFSAAQKQLSLGSVRGLAYALGHKKSHLYLPALLYIFCRYCPLRQKGRTLKALGQRFGQMRR from the coding sequence ATGGGGGCAGAACAGCCTAGCCCCAAGGTGGCCCTAGTGGTGCCAACCCACAACCGCAAAGCTAAAACCCTGCGGTTTCTGACCCAGATAGCCGATCAAACCTATGGGGCCTTGCAGGTGATCGTTGTCGATGCTGGCTCTAGGGATGGCACTCCTGAGGCTGTGAACCAGCAGTTTCCTCTAACAGTAGTGTTGCCGGTTAACGCGCAAAATTTCTGGGCGGGGGCGACCAATGCCGGGGTGAGCTACGCCCTTAAGGCTGGGTGTGACTATGTGCTCACCATCAATGACGATGCGGTGGTGCAGCCTGACCATGTGGAGCGTTTGGTCAACTTGGCCGAGCACCTCCGGATCCGCATTTTGGGCAATCAGATCAACTACCTGGCCGATCGCGATCGCATCTGGTCGCTAGGCACCTACACCGCCTGGGGCACCCAAGATTTTCTGCGGTTGGCCCACAGCGATGCATCCCAGCGTGACCTAGCGCCCGAGGTGGCTGAGGCCACAGTGATTACCGTCGATGCCTTACCCGGCAACGGGGTGCTGATTCACCACAGTGTTTATCGCCAAATCGGTCTCTACAACGCGATTTTCTTACCCCACTACCACGCCGACTCAGAACTGGTAATGCGGGCCGTAGGCCAGGGTATAAGCGCCTACGTCACCCCTCAGGTGGTGCTCTACAACGACTTTTCAGCCGCGCAGAAACAACTGTCTCTAGGCAGCGTGAGGGGGCTAGCCTATGCCCTGGGCCATAAAAAATCGCACCTCTACCTGCCTGCCCTGCTGTACATTTTTTGCCGCTACTGCCCGCTACGGCAAAAGGGGCGCACCCTCAAGGCTTTGGGGCAGCGGTTTGGGCAGATGCGGCGGTAA